One Methanobacterium sp. genomic window, GTGCATCTTCAACTGGATGAGGGAAAAGGAATAAACTTCCACCAAGAAGAACTACTTTTGGTTTATTTTTGATAATTTCCTTTTTCATTGCATCGGCATCGATATTCATCATTTCATTGTCAAAAGGATGCGAAAGAATCCTTAATCCTCTTATCCCTGCTGCACTAACATCCGCATGACTTATGTGTCCACCTACAGGCACGTTTAAAGCCATAAGAAGGTCATTAGGCTTTGTGAGAGCAAAAAATGATGCTAAATTTGCCACAACTCCTGAATTGGGCTGTACATTTGCATGAGGGGCATTAAACAACTTTTTTGACAGATCGATAGCCATTTTTTCAATGGTATCTATGTATTCACAACCCTCATAGAGTCTTTCACATGGTAAACCTTCTGCATATCTGTGGGATAGATCAGTTGCAAGTGCTTCTCTCACTGTAGTGCTGGTGATATTTTCACTTGCAATTAAATTTATGCTATTTTCCATCCATTTATGATGTTCTTTGGTTAATTCTTTGATTTTCTGCGCGTACTTTTCATTTTCAAACATTGATTATCCTCCGAATAAAAAGTAAATTTTATTAGATTGATATGGATATGTATAAAATAAATGAGTATAAATACTTTCAAAATTAGGTTTTACTATCGGATGTCATGTGATATTCAATTCATTTATACTTTAAAATAGTAAATTAAAAGTAAGAGATATATTGATTTATTCTTCCTTAAACAACCTTTTAGTACGCATTTCTTCTAAATTAGAAACTATTCTGGATAATTCGCTGGCAGGAATACTTACCATAACTTCTTCAGGCTTAATATTCATGTTGTTACGTGCTCCCGCATCACCAAATCCATAGGTGACTTTTCCGGTTAAATATGGAACCGCTGCCATTGAACTACAAATAGGCCCAGAATCTGCACCTAATCCATGAGAACCAGAGTCATATGCATTCGCATGTAATATTTCCATCCCCTGTTTTGCATTACAGACAATAAAAATTACATCAGGTTCAAATTCTGCTTTATTCAAAGGAGCAAAGATTACAGCATGGAAAATACCGGGTTCTACATTTAAGTTCTGTTTCCAAGAGCGTTGAACAGCAGGAATATTTTTATAAACACCCATCGGAACTAAGAATGCACCACTCTGCATATTGGCTGGAAACTCTTTTTTATCTTTAAGCCCTGAGTATCTTGCACCGCCCATACATTCCTCTTCTTCAGCAGTTGCATAAAATACTTCGCCATTCATTGCTTTCTCAAGCTTTGTGCAAAATCTTGTACATTCACCTTCTTTTTCGATATCTCTTGGTTCCTTTACAGACCATTTTATGGCTACAGGTTCATTTTCTAATCTTAAAAGCTCTTTAAACTTTTCCACAACTTCCTTATTCATATTAACCACTCTAAATGATCTATGGAATTTTAAGAATATTAAATTTATTAAATAAAATTTAGAGTATATTCTTCTTTTAAAGGTTGAATTGGGTTTTAAAATGAGATATAGACGATATTAAAAGACATATAAAAATTCAAGTAAAAATAGGATATAAAATTCAAAAATAAAAAAAGTTAGGGTTAAAACCCTCAAAATTCAAAAGAATTATGGGTAAACGAAAAACAAAGCATGCAAATCTTTCAGATTTGCAGCGTCAAAATTTTTAATTTTGACAGTTTTTCGCAGTCCTTGTTTATTTTGATGCTGGCTCATTTAATGCAGCTTCAATCTGTGCCATAATCTGTGCAGTTTTGAAGTGCTGCTGGTCCATTGCTCCAGATGGGCATGCTGCAACACATGTTCCACATCCGTGACAGAGTGCTATGTTAACCTTTGCCTGTTCATCTTCTCTTGATAGAGCACCAAATGGACATAGTTCAATACAAACTGCACATCCACCACAGACGTCAGTATCAGTTACTGCAACGATTGGTTCAATTTCCACTTCACCTTTAACCATCGGGATAGCTGCTCTTGCTGCTGCACCAGATGCCTGAGCTACGGAGTCAGGAATATCTTTTGGTCCTTGAGCGACACCTGCAAGGTATACACCTTCAGTTAATGTGTCTACAGGCCTGAGTTTTGGGTGAGCTT contains:
- a CDS encoding DUF169 domain-containing protein, whose protein sequence is MNKEVVEKFKELLRLENEPVAIKWSVKEPRDIEKEGECTRFCTKLEKAMNGEVFYATAEEEECMGGARYSGLKDKKEFPANMQSGAFLVPMGVYKNIPAVQRSWKQNLNVEPGIFHAVIFAPLNKAEFEPDVIFIVCNAKQGMEILHANAYDSGSHGLGADSGPICSSMAAVPYLTGKVTYGFGDAGARNNMNIKPEEVMVSIPASELSRIVSNLEEMRTKRLFKEE